ACatttcagaatcagaatcagaatcattTGTCTTACCACAGCTGCATCCATGATACACAGCAATACATCTATGCTCCTCACCCTCTTCCCATTTTTCAAAGAGCATAAGCTCTCTTCATGGATGGAGAACCACCACCTGAACGTCAATCTCCTCACTCAACCTCATTCCACTGGAACCTCCATTGCCACCTCCGCACACACTGCATAGATTTCTGGAGTTGCTGTTAACAACCAGCTACATTTTGTAGGGTCGCATCCACCACCAGGACTGCAGAATCATTTTACATCATTAGAAGAGTGCATTCGCTCCTGGGCTTTCCCTGGTTTTTTGCCCAAGCATTGATTATTTCCACATTTCACCTGTGCAGCATCCTAAGCCTGTCTGTAAGTTTGAAAGGTTCCCTGAATCATTAGCAGGTATAATTACACAGCCTCATATTATCTGTGAACCATAAATACCCAGAATACACCCCAGCATGGTAAGATTCAAGATATTTAGTATGTCCTTAACAAAAAACACCCAAACAAAAAGAAGGAACATTCATTTCATCTTTCACAGTCGGTGGAGGAAACAGACCGATCTCTGAAGTCCTTCAGTTATGGTTTTAAGACTCTTATTTTGTAGTTGTTCCTTGGTTACTGTACTATACAGCCTTCATAAAAATGAGATGTATATGTACTTTCACCAATACAAATGCATTTCAGATGTGCTGTTcaagcatttactcatttatCCACTTGCTAGGAATTTCTCCTTTGCATAAGGTATAGTTGCACTCTGATAACTTTATTTCCCTTAAGTTACATTTGCACTTGACCAAGGTAGGTAGTACATTCAGACTATGCTACGTGCTTATGATTATTTATTAATGCTTCTGttttgtcacgtatggctacgccccctctcctagctgtcactccgggttcccttgtgtctgtgtcccgtgcctgtttatcccgcccagctcgttatCGTGATTCccttgtttattaccacgcccccgtgtcattgccatcacctgtccctagtcaGTGTCATTGTATataagtcccagtatttccccagtccagtatccgtgattttgtctgctttgtgccttgtgctttgtctTCCAGTCGGATTGTACTTTGTTCTTCTGTTCGCTGTTTTACGTGAGTCTGCTCTGTGTTTCAGTTATccgttccgtgtttccccgttgTGTTTAGTCCATTCCTGAAATGCCTGTTTACCTTacctgttctggctgccctcctggtttgacccacgcctgtcctttcgactctgattttggtattcccttcattaaatctcactcatctcagcatttgtgtccgtctcctcgctccgtggcacCAGCCACGTTACATGTTTGCACATTTTGAAAGTCCCTCTAAATAAGACCGTTAGCAAATGTCTAGGTAAATGTCTCTGAGGTCATGTGGGGACATCTGTCTCTTCATGGCTGTGTGCTCTATTACAACTACATATACCCTGGGTTGGGTTCTTGGTCTGAAATGTCTAGGTAAATGTCTCTGAGGTCATGTGGGGACATCTGTCTCTTCATGGCTCTGTGCTCTATTACAACTACATATACCCTGGGTTGGGTTCTTGGTCTGAAATTGTGCAGTTCTCCATTATAGTCCCATTTACTTTGGTGACACACCAGAAATCAGTTCTAGACCTCTTGTTAGCTGAACTAATGATGCAATAATACAAAGCTGGCAAACAACGACAGCAAAACAACTGGGCGTACAATTGCCTGAATGCTTTTGGTGAAGGACCACAAAAGGCTACAGTTCCTCCATGGCTATATTAACATTTTAACATGGATGTACATACCTTAAGTCAAAGGTGAAAGTCAGCACTtcaatgtatatattttttctatTTTAATTCAAAGTAGATAGCTAGTGCCAAAACAACAAAACTGTCCAATTAATAACGGACTGTCCTATATATTAAACTTGTAGCATCCATGGGTCCTTATAAGAGTGTATTTGCTGGTACGTCCTCGGTGGAATGTGAAGGTAGTTTGTAAAACTCCTCCTTTGTGACATAAGTACATCTtgggttcttgaagtcttttatATCTGTTGTCCAATTGGTTGGTCACCACTTCCCAGGTCTGACTCAGTAGCTCCTCCCCTATTGCCAGAGAACTGCTCCAGAGACTTGGGTGAAGCATTCGGGTTCCTCCAACACAAGCAGCCGGCCAAGTCTGCACGGAATGATGGTGTAAAGAGACCATAGATGACTGGATCACAGCATGTGTTGAGGTTTCCAAAAACAAAGAAGGCATGGTGGACATATTCTGGAATCACCTGTAGCATCTTTGGCTGGAACCAGTACCAAATTCCCAGAAGATAATATGGTGTCCAGCATATCACAAAGGAGGCAACAATGATAATGGTCATTTTTAGAGTCTTCATACGTGCTTTGGGGATCATATCGGTTCCACTGCGTCTCAGACAAGGCTCTCCTACTAGGGAGACATTTGTAGTAAATATACCTTATAACAATGACATGATCACATTAGGAAAATGAAAACAGATCCATGACATGATCGCATTAGGGAAGTGATCACAGTTCAATGACATGATCATGTTAGGAATGTGATCTCAGATCAATGACATGATCATGTTAGGAATGTGATCACAGATCAATGACATGATCATGTTAGGAATGTGATCACAGTTCAATGACATGATCATGTTAGGAATGTGATCACAGTTCAATGACATGATCATGTTAGGAATGTGATCACAGTTCAATGACATGATCATGTTAGGAATGTGATCACAGTTCAATGACATGATCATGTTAGGAATGTGATCACAGTTCAATGACATGATCATGTTAGGAATGTGATCACAGATCAATGACATGATCATGTTAGGAATGTGATCACAGTTCAATGACATGATCATGTTAGGAATGTGATCACAGTTCAATGACATGATCATGTTAGGAATGTGATCACAGTTCAATGACATGATCATGTTAGGAATGTGATCACAGATCAATGACATGATCATGTTAGGAATGTGATCACAGATCAATGACATGATCATGTTAGGAATGTGATCACAGATCAATGACATGATCATGTTAGGAATGTGATCACAGTTCAATGACACAATCACATTAGGAATGTGATCACAGATGATCACATGATCATATCAGGGAGGTGACTCACCCTTGTTCTTGCTTCTGTGCATTTGGCGGTTGATCTCCACCAGGATGCGCGTGTAGCAGCAGCTCATGACCAGCAGAGGGAACACATATAGGGTGATAAAGTGGAACATGTTATAGGCCGTCTCCTGCCAACGCTGCTGGAAGCTCCCGTGTGTGGCACACTGGACAAAGTCGACTCCCT
This Brachyhypopomus gauderio isolate BG-103 chromosome 6, BGAUD_0.2, whole genome shotgun sequence DNA region includes the following protein-coding sequences:
- the gnrhr1 gene encoding gonadotropin releasing hormone receptor 1 isoform X5, which gives rise to MSGNSTLLLPSPTSVLVNSSVLNASPSWPLPAWDAPAFTEAARFRVIATLVLFVFAAISNLSVVLSVTRGRGRRLAAHLRPLIGSLACADLVMTFVVMPLDAAWNVTVQWYAGDGACKLLCFLKLFAMHSVAFILVVVSLDRHHAILHPLDALDAGRRNRRMLLAAWTLSLLLASPQLFIFRAIKAEGVDFVQCATHGSFQQRWQETAYNMFHFITLYVFPLLVMSCCYTRILVEINRQMHRSKNKVGEPCLRRSGTDMIPKARMKTLKMTIIIVASFVICWTPYYLLGIWYWFQPKMLQTWPAACVGGTRMLHPSLWSSSLAIGEELLSQTWEVVTNQLDNRYKRLQEPKMYLCHKGGVLQTTFTFHRGRTSKYTLIRTHGCYKFNI